In a genomic window of Erinaceus europaeus chromosome 12, mEriEur2.1, whole genome shotgun sequence:
- the RAB34 gene encoding ras-related protein Rab-34 isoform X4, whose amino-acid sequence MNLLAPVRRDRVLAELPQCLRKEAALHVHKDFHPRVTGACQEHRTGTVGRFKISKVIVVGDLSVGKTCLINRFCKDTFDKNYKATIGVDFEMERFEVLGVPFSLQLWDTAGQERFKCIASTYYRGAQAIIIVFNLNDVASLEHTKQWLADALKENDPSSVLLFLVGSKKDLSTPAQYVLMEKDALRVAQEMKAEYWAVSSLTGENVREFFFRVAALTFEANVLAELEKSGVRRIGDVVRINSDDNNLYQTASKKKSTCCP is encoded by the exons ATGAACCTTCTGGCGCCGGTGCGGAGGGACCGCGTCCTGGCGGAGCTGCCCCAG tgCCTGAGGAAGGAGGCCGCCTTGCACGTCCACAAAGACTTCCACCCCCGGGTCACCGGCGCCTGCCAGGAGCACCGGACAGGCACCGTGGG CAGGTTTAAGatctccaaggtcattgtggtggGGGACCTGTCTGTGGGGAAGACTTGTCTCATTAATAG GTTCTGCAAAGACACTTTTGATAAGAATTACAAGGCCACTATTGGAGTGGACTTTGAAATGGAAAGATTTGAAGTTTTGGGTGTTCCCTTCAGTCTACAACT ctGGGATACTGCTGGACAGGAGAGGTTCAAATGCATTGCGTCAACCTACTATCGAGGAGCTCAAG cCATCATTATTGTCTTCAACCTGAACGATGTGGCCTCCCTAGAACATACCAA GCAGTGGCTTGCTGATGCTCTGAAGGAGAATGACCCTTCCAGTGTGCTTCTCTTCCTTGTGGGTTCCAAGAAGGACCTGAGT ACTCCTGCTCAGTATGTGCTAATGGAGAAAGATGCACTCAGAGTGGCCCAAGAGATGAAGGCTGAGTACTGGGCAGTCTCCTCTCTCACTG GTGAAAATGTCCGGGAATTCTTCTTTCGTGTGGCAGCACTGACCTTTGAGGCCAATGTGCTGGCTGAGTTGGAAAAATCAGGGGTCCGGCGCATTGGAGATGTTGTCC GCatcaacagcgatgacaacaaccTTTATCAAACTGCCAGCAAGAAGAAATCCACATGTTGCCCGTGA
- the RAB34 gene encoding ras-related protein Rab-34 isoform X3: MNLLAPVRRDRVLAELPQCLRKEAALHVHKDFHPRVTGACQEHRTGTVGRFKISKVIVVGDLSVGKTCLINSQSIWYPFRFCKDTFDKNYKATIGVDFEMERFEVLGVPFSLQLWDTAGQERFKCIASTYYRGAQAIIIVFNLNDVASLEHTKQWLADALKENDPSSVLLFLVGSKKDLSTPAQYVLMEKDALRVAQEMKAEYWAVSSLTGENVREFFFRVAALTFEANVLAELEKSGVRRIGDVVRINSDDNNLYQTASKKKSTCCP, encoded by the exons ATGAACCTTCTGGCGCCGGTGCGGAGGGACCGCGTCCTGGCGGAGCTGCCCCAG tgCCTGAGGAAGGAGGCCGCCTTGCACGTCCACAAAGACTTCCACCCCCGGGTCACCGGCGCCTGCCAGGAGCACCGGACAGGCACCGTGGG CAGGTTTAAGatctccaaggtcattgtggtggGGGACCTGTCTGTGGGGAAGACTTGTCTCATTAATAG CCAGAGCATTTGGTACCCCTTCAGGTTCTGCAAAGACACTTTTGATAAGAATTACAAGGCCACTATTGGAGTGGACTTTGAAATGGAAAGATTTGAAGTTTTGGGTGTTCCCTTCAGTCTACAACT ctGGGATACTGCTGGACAGGAGAGGTTCAAATGCATTGCGTCAACCTACTATCGAGGAGCTCAAG cCATCATTATTGTCTTCAACCTGAACGATGTGGCCTCCCTAGAACATACCAA GCAGTGGCTTGCTGATGCTCTGAAGGAGAATGACCCTTCCAGTGTGCTTCTCTTCCTTGTGGGTTCCAAGAAGGACCTGAGT ACTCCTGCTCAGTATGTGCTAATGGAGAAAGATGCACTCAGAGTGGCCCAAGAGATGAAGGCTGAGTACTGGGCAGTCTCCTCTCTCACTG GTGAAAATGTCCGGGAATTCTTCTTTCGTGTGGCAGCACTGACCTTTGAGGCCAATGTGCTGGCTGAGTTGGAAAAATCAGGGGTCCGGCGCATTGGAGATGTTGTCC GCatcaacagcgatgacaacaaccTTTATCAAACTGCCAGCAAGAAGAAATCCACATGTTGCCCGTGA
- the RAB34 gene encoding ras-related protein Rab-34 isoform X2, producing the protein MNLLAPVRRDRVLAELPQCLRKEAALHVHKDFHPRVTGACQEHRTGTVGFKISKVIVVGDLSVGKTCLINSQSIWYPFRFCKDTFDKNYKATIGVDFEMERFEVLGVPFSLQLWDTAGQERFKCIASTYYRGAQAIIIVFNLNDVASLEHTNPLMSTVCGRQWLADALKENDPSSVLLFLVGSKKDLSTPAQYVLMEKDALRVAQEMKAEYWAVSSLTGENVREFFFRVAALTFEANVLAELEKSGVRRIGDVVRINSDDNNLYQTASKKKSTCCP; encoded by the exons ATGAACCTTCTGGCGCCGGTGCGGAGGGACCGCGTCCTGGCGGAGCTGCCCCAG tgCCTGAGGAAGGAGGCCGCCTTGCACGTCCACAAAGACTTCCACCCCCGGGTCACCGGCGCCTGCCAGGAGCACCGGACAGGCACCGTGGG GTTTAAGatctccaaggtcattgtggtggGGGACCTGTCTGTGGGGAAGACTTGTCTCATTAATAG CCAGAGCATTTGGTACCCCTTCAGGTTCTGCAAAGACACTTTTGATAAGAATTACAAGGCCACTATTGGAGTGGACTTTGAAATGGAAAGATTTGAAGTTTTGGGTGTTCCCTTCAGTCTACAACT ctGGGATACTGCTGGACAGGAGAGGTTCAAATGCATTGCGTCAACCTACTATCGAGGAGCTCAAG cCATCATTATTGTCTTCAACCTGAACGATGTGGCCTCCCTAGAACATACCAA TCCCTTGATGTCCACTGTCTGTGGCAGGCAGTGGCTTGCTGATGCTCTGAAGGAGAATGACCCTTCCAGTGTGCTTCTCTTCCTTGTGGGTTCCAAGAAGGACCTGAGT ACTCCTGCTCAGTATGTGCTAATGGAGAAAGATGCACTCAGAGTGGCCCAAGAGATGAAGGCTGAGTACTGGGCAGTCTCCTCTCTCACTG GTGAAAATGTCCGGGAATTCTTCTTTCGTGTGGCAGCACTGACCTTTGAGGCCAATGTGCTGGCTGAGTTGGAAAAATCAGGGGTCCGGCGCATTGGAGATGTTGTCC GCatcaacagcgatgacaacaaccTTTATCAAACTGCCAGCAAGAAGAAATCCACATGTTGCCCGTGA
- the RAB34 gene encoding ras-related protein Rab-34 isoform X6 encodes MSHDLGLEMRREAPPLSGPLLSPSPLPAASWRSQMLRSSHRFSIPLRLGKGAGGGAKVAGEMNLLAPVRRDRVLAELPQCLRKEAALHVHKDFHPRVTGACQEHRTGTVGFKISKVIVVGDLSVGKTCLINRFCKDTFDKNYKATIGVDFEMERFEVLGVPFSLQLWDTAGQERFKCIASTYYRGAQAIIIVFNLNDVASLEHTKQWLADALKENDPSSVLLFLVGSKKDLSTPAQYVLMEKDALRVAQEMKAEYWAVSSLTGENVREFFFRVAALTFEANVLAELEKSGVRRIGDVVRINSDDNNLYQTASKKKSTCCP; translated from the exons ATGAGTCATGATCTGGGCCTGGAGATGCGGAGGGAAGCGCCGCCTCTCTCTgggccccttctctccccttctcccctccctgcgGCTTCTTGGCGTAGCCAGATGCTGCGCAGCAGTCACCGATTCTCCATCCCCCTTCGGCTGGGGAAGGGGGCCGGTGGAGGCGCAAAG GTCGCAGGCGAGATGAACCTTCTGGCGCCGGTGCGGAGGGACCGCGTCCTGGCGGAGCTGCCCCAG tgCCTGAGGAAGGAGGCCGCCTTGCACGTCCACAAAGACTTCCACCCCCGGGTCACCGGCGCCTGCCAGGAGCACCGGACAGGCACCGTGGG GTTTAAGatctccaaggtcattgtggtggGGGACCTGTCTGTGGGGAAGACTTGTCTCATTAATAG GTTCTGCAAAGACACTTTTGATAAGAATTACAAGGCCACTATTGGAGTGGACTTTGAAATGGAAAGATTTGAAGTTTTGGGTGTTCCCTTCAGTCTACAACT ctGGGATACTGCTGGACAGGAGAGGTTCAAATGCATTGCGTCAACCTACTATCGAGGAGCTCAAG cCATCATTATTGTCTTCAACCTGAACGATGTGGCCTCCCTAGAACATACCAA GCAGTGGCTTGCTGATGCTCTGAAGGAGAATGACCCTTCCAGTGTGCTTCTCTTCCTTGTGGGTTCCAAGAAGGACCTGAGT ACTCCTGCTCAGTATGTGCTAATGGAGAAAGATGCACTCAGAGTGGCCCAAGAGATGAAGGCTGAGTACTGGGCAGTCTCCTCTCTCACTG GTGAAAATGTCCGGGAATTCTTCTTTCGTGTGGCAGCACTGACCTTTGAGGCCAATGTGCTGGCTGAGTTGGAAAAATCAGGGGTCCGGCGCATTGGAGATGTTGTCC GCatcaacagcgatgacaacaaccTTTATCAAACTGCCAGCAAGAAGAAATCCACATGTTGCCCGTGA
- the RAB34 gene encoding ras-related protein Rab-34 isoform X5, giving the protein MNLLAPVRRDRVLAELPQCLRKEAALHVHKDFHPRVTGACQEHRTGTVGFKISKVIVVGDLSVGKTCLINRFCKDTFDKNYKATIGVDFEMERFEVLGVPFSLQLWDTAGQERFKCIASTYYRGAQAIIIVFNLNDVASLEHTKQWLADALKENDPSSVLLFLVGSKKDLSTPAQYVLMEKDALRVAQEMKAEYWAVSSLTGENVREFFFRVAALTFEANVLAELEKSGVRRIGDVVRINSDDNNLYQTASKKKSTCCP; this is encoded by the exons ATGAACCTTCTGGCGCCGGTGCGGAGGGACCGCGTCCTGGCGGAGCTGCCCCAG tgCCTGAGGAAGGAGGCCGCCTTGCACGTCCACAAAGACTTCCACCCCCGGGTCACCGGCGCCTGCCAGGAGCACCGGACAGGCACCGTGGG GTTTAAGatctccaaggtcattgtggtggGGGACCTGTCTGTGGGGAAGACTTGTCTCATTAATAG GTTCTGCAAAGACACTTTTGATAAGAATTACAAGGCCACTATTGGAGTGGACTTTGAAATGGAAAGATTTGAAGTTTTGGGTGTTCCCTTCAGTCTACAACT ctGGGATACTGCTGGACAGGAGAGGTTCAAATGCATTGCGTCAACCTACTATCGAGGAGCTCAAG cCATCATTATTGTCTTCAACCTGAACGATGTGGCCTCCCTAGAACATACCAA GCAGTGGCTTGCTGATGCTCTGAAGGAGAATGACCCTTCCAGTGTGCTTCTCTTCCTTGTGGGTTCCAAGAAGGACCTGAGT ACTCCTGCTCAGTATGTGCTAATGGAGAAAGATGCACTCAGAGTGGCCCAAGAGATGAAGGCTGAGTACTGGGCAGTCTCCTCTCTCACTG GTGAAAATGTCCGGGAATTCTTCTTTCGTGTGGCAGCACTGACCTTTGAGGCCAATGTGCTGGCTGAGTTGGAAAAATCAGGGGTCCGGCGCATTGGAGATGTTGTCC GCatcaacagcgatgacaacaaccTTTATCAAACTGCCAGCAAGAAGAAATCCACATGTTGCCCGTGA
- the RAB34 gene encoding ras-related protein Rab-34 isoform X1 → MNLLAPVRRDRVLAELPQCLRKEAALHVHKDFHPRVTGACQEHRTGTVGRFKISKVIVVGDLSVGKTCLINSQSIWYPFRFCKDTFDKNYKATIGVDFEMERFEVLGVPFSLQLWDTAGQERFKCIASTYYRGAQAIIIVFNLNDVASLEHTNPLMSTVCGRQWLADALKENDPSSVLLFLVGSKKDLSTPAQYVLMEKDALRVAQEMKAEYWAVSSLTGENVREFFFRVAALTFEANVLAELEKSGVRRIGDVVRINSDDNNLYQTASKKKSTCCP, encoded by the exons ATGAACCTTCTGGCGCCGGTGCGGAGGGACCGCGTCCTGGCGGAGCTGCCCCAG tgCCTGAGGAAGGAGGCCGCCTTGCACGTCCACAAAGACTTCCACCCCCGGGTCACCGGCGCCTGCCAGGAGCACCGGACAGGCACCGTGGG CAGGTTTAAGatctccaaggtcattgtggtggGGGACCTGTCTGTGGGGAAGACTTGTCTCATTAATAG CCAGAGCATTTGGTACCCCTTCAGGTTCTGCAAAGACACTTTTGATAAGAATTACAAGGCCACTATTGGAGTGGACTTTGAAATGGAAAGATTTGAAGTTTTGGGTGTTCCCTTCAGTCTACAACT ctGGGATACTGCTGGACAGGAGAGGTTCAAATGCATTGCGTCAACCTACTATCGAGGAGCTCAAG cCATCATTATTGTCTTCAACCTGAACGATGTGGCCTCCCTAGAACATACCAA TCCCTTGATGTCCACTGTCTGTGGCAGGCAGTGGCTTGCTGATGCTCTGAAGGAGAATGACCCTTCCAGTGTGCTTCTCTTCCTTGTGGGTTCCAAGAAGGACCTGAGT ACTCCTGCTCAGTATGTGCTAATGGAGAAAGATGCACTCAGAGTGGCCCAAGAGATGAAGGCTGAGTACTGGGCAGTCTCCTCTCTCACTG GTGAAAATGTCCGGGAATTCTTCTTTCGTGTGGCAGCACTGACCTTTGAGGCCAATGTGCTGGCTGAGTTGGAAAAATCAGGGGTCCGGCGCATTGGAGATGTTGTCC GCatcaacagcgatgacaacaaccTTTATCAAACTGCCAGCAAGAAGAAATCCACATGTTGCCCGTGA
- the RPL23A gene encoding large ribosomal subunit protein uL23 isoform X1, whose amino-acid sequence MTHTSLPLLARLTWKVNFYRLSTGIEQRANSDPTLWNFVSLSLSPSTVLLSVIFPDTEVAGDGNCSGLDRSCRQLHYSSARASKHVSLKKLQSPISSSVFLEGRDDACLVPLARRVNLTTIPRKHHAENYPIITQYKTSRDLGAPWVYKPVGPATRKSFYEDGAESKEGRCVLGPWGPQLAGLGFLHSPAPPKAEAKAKALKAKKAVLKGVHSHKKKKIRTSPTFRRPKTLRLRRQPKYPRKSAPRRNKLDHYAIIKFPLTTESAMKKIEDNNTLVFIVDVKANKHQIKQAVKKLYDIDVAKVNTLIRPDGEKKAYVRLAPDYDALDVANKIGII is encoded by the exons ATGACTCATACGAGTCTGCCCCTGCTCGCCCGTCTGAcctgg AAAGTCAATTTCTACAGACTATCTACGGGAATTGAACAGAGAGCAAATTCTGATCCAACGTTATGGAACTTTGTTTCACTCTCCCTGAGTCCATCAACAGTGTTACTGTCAGTAATCTTTCCTGACACTGAAGTCGCTGGAGATGGAAATTGTTCAGGTCTAGACCGGAGTTGCAGACAGCTACACTATTCATCCGCCCGAGCAAGTAAACACGTGTCTCTAAAAAAACTACAATCCCCAATAAGCTCTAGTGTTTTTCTCGAGGGGCGGGATGACGCATGCTTAGTCCCTCTCGCGAGGAGGGTAAATCTAACTACCATTCCCAGAAAGCATCACGCTGAAAATTACCCAATCATCACTCAGTATAAAACATCGCGAGATTTGGGTGCGCCTTGGGTCTATAAGCCCGTGGGCCCGGCTACCAGAAAGTCTTTCTACGAAGATGGCGCcgaaagcaaagaaggaaggtgTGTGCTGGGGCCATGGGGGCCACAGCTGGCTGGTCTGGGGTTTCTACACT CCCCTGCCCCTCCCAAAGCTGAAGCCAAAGCCAAAGCTTTGAAGGCCAAGAAAGCAGTGCTGAAAGGCGTCCACAGCCATAAGAAAAAGAAGATCCGCACGTCACCTACCTTCCGTCGGCCCAAGACACTGCGGCTCCGAAGACAGCCCAAGTATCCTCGCAAGAGCGCCCCCAGGAGAAACAA GCTTGACCACTATGCCATCATCAAGTTCCCCCTGACCACGGAGTCAGCCATGAAGAAGATAGAAGACAATAACACACTTGTTTTCATTGTGGATGTCAAGGCCAATAAGCACCAGATAAAACAGGCTGTAAAGAAACTCTATGACATTGATGTGGCCAAGGTCAACACCCTGATCAG ACCTGATGGAGAGAAGAAGGCATATGTTCGATTGGCTCCTGACTACGATGCCTTGGATGTTGCCAACAAA ATTGGGATCATCTAG
- the RPL23A gene encoding large ribosomal subunit protein uL23 isoform X2, with product MAPKAKKEAPAPPKAEAKAKALKAKKAVLKGVHSHKKKKIRTSPTFRRPKTLRLRRQPKYPRKSAPRRNKLDHYAIIKFPLTTESAMKKIEDNNTLVFIVDVKANKHQIKQAVKKLYDIDVAKVNTLIRPDGEKKAYVRLAPDYDALDVANKIGII from the exons ATGGCGCcgaaagcaaagaaggaag CCCCTGCCCCTCCCAAAGCTGAAGCCAAAGCCAAAGCTTTGAAGGCCAAGAAAGCAGTGCTGAAAGGCGTCCACAGCCATAAGAAAAAGAAGATCCGCACGTCACCTACCTTCCGTCGGCCCAAGACACTGCGGCTCCGAAGACAGCCCAAGTATCCTCGCAAGAGCGCCCCCAGGAGAAACAA GCTTGACCACTATGCCATCATCAAGTTCCCCCTGACCACGGAGTCAGCCATGAAGAAGATAGAAGACAATAACACACTTGTTTTCATTGTGGATGTCAAGGCCAATAAGCACCAGATAAAACAGGCTGTAAAGAAACTCTATGACATTGATGTGGCCAAGGTCAACACCCTGATCAG ACCTGATGGAGAGAAGAAGGCATATGTTCGATTGGCTCCTGACTACGATGCCTTGGATGTTGCCAACAAA ATTGGGATCATCTAG
- the TLCD1 gene encoding TLC domain-containing protein 1 isoform X2, translating into MPPLLLHPALPLLLGATLTFRALRRALSRLPLPAHVRADPLRTWRWHNLLVSFAHSIVSGIWALLCVWQTPELLVEIETAWSLSGYLLVCLSAGYFIHDTVDIVVSHQARASWEYLVHHIMAMGAFFSGIFLTRFVGGGVLTLLVEVSNIFLTIRMMMKINNAQDHLLYQVNKYVNLKGDLSVCCPRALTAPVSGTGIMVPLCISFVK; encoded by the exons ATGCCCCCACTGTTGTTGCACCCCgctctgccgctgctgctgggcgCCACGCTGACCTTCCGGGCGCTCCGCCGCGCGCTCAGCCGCCTGCCCCTGCCTGCGCACGTGCGCGCCGACCCCCTGCGCACCTGGCGCTGGCACAACCTGCTCGTCTCCTTCGCGCATTCCATTGTGTCAGGGATCTGGGCACTGCTGTG TGTATGGCAGACCCCGGAGTTGCTGGTGGAGATTGAGACTGCATGGTCCCTTTCCGGCTATTTGCTCGTCTGTCTCTCAGCAG GGTATTTCATTCACGATACAGTGGACATCGTGGTTAGTCATCAGGCTCGTGCTTCTTGGGAATACCTGGTCCATCACATCATG GCCATGGGTGCCTTTTTTTCTGGCATCTTTTTGACCCGTTTTGTTGGAGGAGGTGTCTTAACACTACTAGTGGAAGTCAGCAACATCTTCCTCACCATAAGAATGATGATGAAGATTAATAATGCCCAGGATCATCTCCTCTACCAGGTCAACAAGTATGTCAACCTA AAGGGAGATCTAAGTGTCTGCTGCCCACGTGCCCTTACTGCCCCAGTTTCTGGGACAGGCATCATGGTTCCGTTGTGTATATCTTTTGtcaagtaa
- the TLCD1 gene encoding TLC domain-containing protein 1 isoform X1, with product MPPLLLHPALPLLLGATLTFRALRRALSRLPLPAHVRADPLRTWRWHNLLVSFAHSIVSGIWALLCVWQTPELLVEIETAWSLSGYLLVCLSAGYFIHDTVDIVVSHQARASWEYLVHHIMAMGAFFSGIFLTRFVGGGVLTLLVEVSNIFLTIRMMMKINNAQDHLLYQVNKYVNLVMYFLFRLAPQAYLTHFFLRYAGERTLGSFLLSILLMLDVMILIYFSRLLRSDFCPDRAPSRQHKDKFLTE from the exons ATGCCCCCACTGTTGTTGCACCCCgctctgccgctgctgctgggcgCCACGCTGACCTTCCGGGCGCTCCGCCGCGCGCTCAGCCGCCTGCCCCTGCCTGCGCACGTGCGCGCCGACCCCCTGCGCACCTGGCGCTGGCACAACCTGCTCGTCTCCTTCGCGCATTCCATTGTGTCAGGGATCTGGGCACTGCTGTG TGTATGGCAGACCCCGGAGTTGCTGGTGGAGATTGAGACTGCATGGTCCCTTTCCGGCTATTTGCTCGTCTGTCTCTCAGCAG GGTATTTCATTCACGATACAGTGGACATCGTGGTTAGTCATCAGGCTCGTGCTTCTTGGGAATACCTGGTCCATCACATCATG GCCATGGGTGCCTTTTTTTCTGGCATCTTTTTGACCCGTTTTGTTGGAGGAGGTGTCTTAACACTACTAGTGGAAGTCAGCAACATCTTCCTCACCATAAGAATGATGATGAAGATTAATAATGCCCAGGATCATCTCCTCTACCAGGTCAACAAGTATGTCAACCTAGTGATGTACTTTCTCTTCCGCCTGGCTCCACAGGCCTACCTCACCCATTTCTTCCTACGTTACGCTGGCGAGAGGACTCTTGGAAGTTTTCTGCTTAGTATCCTGTTAATGCTGGATGTTATGATCCTCATCTACTTTTCTCGCCTCCTCCGTTCAGACTTTTGCCCTGATCGGGCTCCCAGCAGGCAACACAAAGACAAGTTTTTAACTGAATGA